From Candidatus Pantoea bituminis, one genomic window encodes:
- a CDS encoding GNAT family N-acetyltransferase has translation MKAFTVRRINDSDLDDFIRIRLEALRLHPDAFGASYEDWKQKSAEFFAERLRVENVFGGFDLQNSLQGMIGVSRSTAPKLCHVATIWGMYVRAEMRGTGLSKSLMAAAIEAASGAKTIKLSVITTNHAAQILYRSFGFREWATDTAALCVDGVFYDELLMRLDAESSS, from the coding sequence ATGAAAGCATTTACAGTGCGCCGCATTAACGACAGTGACCTTGACGATTTCATAAGAATAAGACTTGAGGCCCTGCGACTTCATCCAGATGCCTTTGGTGCCTCCTATGAAGACTGGAAACAGAAATCTGCAGAGTTTTTTGCTGAAAGGTTGCGTGTTGAAAATGTATTTGGAGGATTCGATCTTCAAAATTCCTTACAAGGCATGATAGGCGTTAGTCGCAGTACCGCACCAAAACTTTGTCATGTTGCCACTATCTGGGGAATGTATGTGCGCGCTGAGATGAGAGGCACGGGTCTTTCGAAATCGCTTATGGCAGCGGCAATAGAAGCTGCCAGCGGAGCTAAAACAATAAAACTTTCAGTGATTACAACAAATCATGCAGCCCAGATTCTCTATCGATCCTTTGGATTCAGAGAATGGGCAACCGATACCGCTGCATTATGCGTTGATGGCGTTTTTTATGACGAACTTCTTATGAGGCTGGATGCTGAATCCAGTTCGTGA